The following nucleotide sequence is from Geotrypetes seraphini chromosome 10, aGeoSer1.1, whole genome shotgun sequence.
gaaggagaacatctggctgtcccagtattcgatcaacgggcccgtcctgaaagaagtttggaaatcGGTAAATGGGatgacacttggcccccggagcgcatcattgctgtctacggtcctgctacttgggctgatgatgatatgtttggactcaactcactgactgattgggcctccaaaccgggactctttaaagccctcaccataattttcctggtattctctgtcatattttgtgttcttccttgcctgttaccatgtttattgaaaacccttaaccgtactattaggactacgattgactaaagtaccaccgccctagtcctggccctttcctcctatcacccagtccccacctctgatacagatggccctgacctcccgtaacccagttagtcagctagcctacagaagaaaagttgggaatgaaggatccctagctagctgacatagctgggtcacggtgtatatgaaaaactccatcttagatcagtgggtagtaaaactaaaaacagcaacctgtgactccattttactgctctgagaaatcacgtatgcatgcaggcctgttctatgtatctgtcttaagtgcctggtacagccaggaggcagAGGAATGTAGATGCTAGTTAGCCTAAGATgtgtagattataggatggatttatggttttgtttttctctttgctcctaccttttggtcagaactggtcaaactggttcggactggttaggacactatataatctttgtgtttgaaattctcagggtcttctgtttatgcagccagttctgcccagaagtccagcatatatgcttgtttaataaaagcctttttaaatctcttcagtctctggctcaagtctctgcactactaaaggagggccttatcctaaaaggtaccttcagatGGAAGTGGTTTTGTTCACCCCAACAGCCACAGTAGGACTTTGGTTGACTGGAGGATGGGGAACGAGGGCTGTAGGAAATGAAAGAAGGATTTATTTAACCGAGTCATCCTACCAGCCTGATTCCTGGAGATTTTCTGTGGCCTCAGACTTCTCATAATGACCATAAAGCCTTCGTGGTATGTTCAAATGTTCTGATGTGCTGAGGAAGGAGAGACTTGCAGAACCCACAGTAATACCCTGAGGGCACATAAAGTGCTGTAGCTTTGTCCTGGCTTCTAGGTAAGAATATCGGTGTTGACCCCTTTCCCCTATTTTCGCCCCATTCAGGATGTCCACTTGCTGCtcggaggaggagaagaggagactgttgGGAACGTCCTTGGATTGTTTTAAGCCCCTAACAGGTTCTCCAGCCAGAATCTGCTTTGTCTTGTAGACAGCCAGGTGAAGGGGTGAAACAGGGGACAACCCCTTGTCCAGTCAGTCTGACCTTAGGGTCGAGAGGTCTTCTCTCCCACCTGCCCACGTTCCTGTCTTCACCAGGTGGTGGGAGAGGGAGGTTAGGGGGTGTTTTGCTATTTGGGAGCGGAAGGTATCCTGGGCCTTGGTTTTGGCTCAGCAGGGTAGCTGTCGGATAGGCAGGAGTCTGTCTCGCTGGCAGTGTTCCAGGAAGTAGAACGGTTCATGAGTGGTTTCCCTCCATTGACGGAGAGCAGAGAATCACCGGTCGTACCTGtggaagaaagggaaagaaacGATGGGTCAGGGTGTCACCCCACAACCGCAGAGCCTCCCCActccctgcacccccccccccaagaaaccaGTAAGAATGGAGATTGTTCATTTCATCCAAGTTTCGAAGTTTATTTAAAAGTTGTTATACCGCCTTATCAGATTTCTACGCAGTGTACATTAAATTAAAATACATATATTATAGTTAAAATTAACAGATACAGACGGTACAGGAGTTTATTGTTGTTTTCCTGTGTTGTTTTATTTGGGGTTTTCTCTGGCCATTTTTGCCATCGCAATCCAATACTGCGTACGATCCCGCAAATTTTTGCTATGTCACTGGTCACAAGGTATCCTAGTGGTAGACGCTGTCACATCAAGCccgggttttcctggcctaatttaaaAAGTCAACACTTATCTGTCATCTCTTAAATCTCTGTCCCCCAGCCGGCAACGATTTAAGAGATGACAGATAACTGTTGACGCTTTACAAACTAAAAATCTTTCTTACAGAAATGATGAAAATGAgtaatttaaaaaatggattcATGAATATTTCAATGCAGGGGGTCTCCAAACTACGGCCCGCGTTATGATTTTATCTGGCCCGCGGAAGAATTATGTGGAAATGCACCAActggactaattttccaatgagaatacatattaaaaaaaaaaaccccaaagggtgttgatagatttcaaatgcattaattaaaatggTGTTCAAAATATATCGATATTCCAtactattttaatattaatattattcacaactttatttaatgcTGAATCGTAATTGTATTACTtcgatcttggtttatattcgagtatatgtgGTAATGCACAGTATGACAGATCCCCAGAAAGCACAGTCATagtcatagtagatgacggcagataaagacccgaatggtccatccagtctgcccaacctgattcaatttaaattttttttttttttttttcaattccaaagagttgcccctcccccctccccataggaAAAGAAAGCTCATGGGTGCAAAGTCGAGTGTGCGCTCTTTCGAAAGAGTGCCTGCAATTTTTGGCAAATGAGAAAACACGAGCTGTGTCTTTTGCTGTTCGTTTTCATTGGTTTATGACATTGAACAACATGGGATACGGCGTTAACGTTTTCCCGTGTCGCTGCAAACGCCACCTCATCCTTACCCTGCACCCCATTCTCTCTCTTACCTGCGATCGACTGAGTTTTACACTTCACCTTCTGGTTCGTCTGCTCTTGGAGTCTCCTCTCGTACTGGCGGACGTCCTCCAAAGACATGCCTGGAAGGTGAACACAAGGGATGCTTAGTTTTCAAGTTTCACTTCACTATGAAgtggaattattattatttttttttaatttgtagccACAGTgttattagctccgacgctcataggaattctagagTTTTGAAGCGAATACCGCTGCggtcggcaataaaaaaaaagcctaacacggcttcataaaaggggagtatACCAAGGGggagacaaccaagtctccaacctattgacaacaaccccagactacaagatgttcagaaaggaaataaaaactatactcttcaagaaatcccttaataaagcttaataccatgataaagcttaacccccctcttaccatcccctccctaaccccagatcctacttttccctctcttggaaaccttctctgatctaacgtaaaccttcttccataactctttttgtaatccgctttgaaccgaaaggtaatggcggaatagaaatctgtaatgtataCTTGTTCAgagcaggtactattttgaggcccttgatattataaagcacaggtgtcaaagtcggtcctcgagggccagaatccagtcgggttttcaggatttccccaatgaatctgcatgagatctatttgcatgcactgctttcaatgcatattcattggggaaatccagaaaacccgactggattccggccctcgaggagggactttgacacccctgttataaagaatgattctttatgggaaACTTGTACTTTAATTGTCTGGCAGtcgcgttctggaacgttgcccgcctcactgccgtaacctcacgcaagcgctttcctgcgtctgtacccAATTGTCCACtcacctcacaatcacgtacggacgcaggaaagcgcttgcgtgaggttacagcagtgaggcgggcaacgttccagaacgtaagataaccattggaggcagtgtagcatgtgcgtgtgtccggtgcgggaggaggtgagagctgaaggcggttgcagacACGACCGCCgcacacttaaggcacaagttttccctaaagcaggcctgcacaacttcagccctcgccaggccaggttttcccaaatgaatatgcatgagatctatttgcatgcactgctttcaatgcatattcagaggaaatcctgactggattcggccctcgaggaccggagttgtgcaggcctgcccTAAAGAATCATTcattataataccgagggcctcaaaatagttggtccaaaatcttgtctcttgcagttgatactttgatagttttttactttctgcatgttgcactgctttcagctgtgtatagctgaaattatcagaatcaattaaggcaggggtgtccaatgtcggtccttgagggccgcaatccagtcgggtttttaggatttccccaatgaatatgcattgaaagcagtgcatgtatatagatctcatgcatatttattggggaaatcctgaaaacccgactggattgcggccctcgaggaccgacattggacacccctgaattaaggaaagatttataaactatagtttataaatattttccttaattgcttctgatcatttcagatttcagataatccactttttggatctgtaggtacttacctcatgcaaagctgtcatttctctaataagacattaactatttttttctgcggccctccatgtacctacaaatccaaaatgtggccctgcaaagggtttgagtttgagaccactgatatagaagaAGCTTTGGTCTAAAATAAACCTAACCAATTTCAGGGATGGAAAATGAAGTTGTATTTGATTCTGCAAAGAGTGCAAATGTCTACCTGCAGACAAATTAATCGAAGGTATCGTATTTTGTAGCCATACTGTGTAAAATCTTAAACATAAAAATGCAATGCTTAAAAAGAACTCTGGCCTctatcggaagccaatgaagcttcaAAAACAGTGGGGAAATTTTGTTGAAATGGCAGGCTtcgtacgaggggctgctgaaaaggtctcaggccaaccatgaagagaatgacgtggaaccAGGAAACTTATAAGtggttccacactttttgtttcatttcatttcatatcatatcattgaaatgaaaagtgtcaagaaaagtgtagaatcacttgtaagtttcatggctcctcatcattctcttggctgagaacttttcagcagcccctcttattatgatgtcataaagcctcgttccaccaatgcttaacaaccaacctcatcggtgatatcacaatggcttgattatcctatacagtacttggctcacataagaactgtcGTACTGGGAccaaccaaaggtccatcacacCCATTATCCTGttctgagattgtgacatcataatgcctcattccaccaatgagcagcgacagcctcatcagtgatgtcacaatggcttgattgtcctagacttgactcatttttactacattttgatttctaaagtggtgcagtggttaaagctacagcctcggcaccctaaggtcataggttcaaacccacgctgctccttgtgaccctgggcaattcacttaatccccctattgccccaggtataattACATAGATTatgaacctgccaggacagaaaggggaaaattctaagttcccttgggagaacggtgcAGAAAATATTGCTACCTAGAATTATACTTAGAATCTTACTGtacatccactataataaaacccttagcgcgcatccgcacttcaaactccgtgcctCCGTGGCTCATATGCACAGTACCTgcttcagctgatttcctgccttctgccccgatctctgacgccggctgacttccggccttctgactacgctgccattgccgggacacctcttcttctcacccctggaccagcagcggcagccgcagggcatttactaggctggcccacttcgataatgcagggcgggccggcctagcaaaagccccgaagctgcttgggctagcggatgctggacagggggaacaaggaagggagaaggggtactgctggacaggggggaggtaaaaggaagggagaagggctactgctggacagggggagcagggaaggggtgctgctagacaggggggagagacagacacaaagaaagacagaaagaaagacagacagacagcgggtagggaaagagacagaaagaaagaaagacagacagggggccagggagagagacagaaataaagacagacagaaagaaagaaagaaattcctaagtatacacatctattctagcacctgttaatgtaacgggctaaaaaactagtgcaGGTACAGAAGTCTTATCTTACATTGCCTGTAAGATAAGACTGCTAATACAGCAAGCAACCACTAGCATTGTCATTCTCTAAACATTTATTATAAAATCTGACTCTCCTTATGCTCCTAACAGGGACTTCatgaaaagccatgttttcaggCCTTTGCAAACTTCTGTACCTGAATTTAGGAATATtgaacactttctctctctctctttcaccgaTTCTTATCACTGCAAGAGGACTTACCATACCATTCGTCAATCCACGCCACCGCTTGCCTGTGTCCCGCCAGTAAAATGTCTCTAATATTCTGGAAATCAGAGAAAATGGAAATTGGGGTGTTAATAAAACCTGAAGTCTCCTGCTCGGAGGTAGGGTTGCTTCATCAGCTAATCCAGGAATCCGGGCACATCGGACGATTAAAGTTAAAAGGATAAGATACACCAACAGCAATGAAACCTGAGTTTCCTATCATATTAGTAGATCCTGCTTAATGTTTATGtgttattgtcatgtctatattgtaaattatgtcatctctgtcctgtctcgattatattgtggatgtacctTGATACCCATTCTTGGCTCCTTTGGGGggatgggctaaataattgagaaaataaatagataaataaaacttGACTACGTTGTCACGCGTCTGTTCTCTCTCATTCGCTCAGCCCTGCCTTTCCCCATGAGACTGTCATTGGACTGCTTTTGTAGCTCATTTATAGATTCCGACATTGTCATCCGgagattttggtctccaaaagctAGTCAAATACTTATTAAGATTGTCCAATGCAAAGGTATCACCTTGTTTTCCATTATTCAGTATATTTTTATATCCTAACCTGGCACTCTAAGACAAAGACTGGAAAAGCAGAGAGACTGCAGGCTGGAATTAGGTGGGATGATATATTTGTGGCAGGGATTGGCCTTACCTAAAGGAACCAGTAAATTCCCAGAGCCAGGGTTACCTTATGGACAAAGTTCTCCACCCGGGTCTGGAAGCCGTAGACATCGAACTTCACAGCCACCCTCTTGTATGAGCACATGATGGGCTGGAAAACCTGCCTCCATCCCCTCTCCAGAGGACCCCGAGCTGTCTTCTCTGACCGGAACAGAGTGAGGTCCTACAACAAGGGACACAAAAAGATTAGAAGATGATGTAAAAATTAAGCGCTAATCAGAGCTGGAGGGGGCAGTACTCCGGGAATGAGGAATAAGCCCATCGCACAGCTTCTGAAGCCCCAGCTGAGAAGCagcattacattagagatttctattccaccatcaccttgcggttcaaggcggattacaaaaagagttatagatGGTGGGTTACAAAGTAAGATCACATGTCATTTCCAAGAGTGGGTCAGGAGGTATCAGTGGGTTAGGGAGAAGATGAGAAGAAGGAAGGTACTCGTGTTATTaagcctttttcagggatttcttgagtatagtttttatttcctttctgaacatcttgtagtctggggttgttatccatagattggcgatttggttatctaattttgctgcttgagtggctagtaggccgtcgtatagttttttccgttttatagtttatagtttatttaatttttgattaaacgctttttcatttcttcttcttttttgattggggggatgtgaatggggtgtgtgtttttctatgtctggttgaggtagtttggatgaggcggttgttcaggtaggttgagctgtctccatttatagttttaaatggtattctttcctggattggaagctgGTGTACGTTGatgtatgcctctgtaatgtggtcatgtttc
It contains:
- the LOC117368690 gene encoding cytoplasmic phosphatidylinositol transfer protein 1-like; protein product: MLTKEYRICMPLTVEEYRIGQLYMISKHSHEQSTDGEGVEVVTNEPYEDPIHGKGRYTEKRLYLNSKLPAWVRGFIPKIFYIIEKAWNYYPYTITEYTCSFLPKFHIRIETKFENDNGCSLKVFGDKAVPLEDACYLDIAYDDLPEGYYKKSEDLTLFRSEKTARGPLERGWRQVFQPIMCSYKRVAVKFDVYGFQTRVENFVHKNIRDILLAGHRQAVAWIDEWYGMSLEDVRQYERRLQEQTNQKVKCKTQSIAGTTGDSLLSVNGGKPLMNRSTSWNTASETDSCLSDSYPAEPKPRPRIPSAPK